The genome window TCATGACGGTGTGGTGCGCCGCGTGGGCGGTGATTGCCCTCCTGCACTTCAGCACGCCTGCGGACACGACGTCCTACCAGAGTACCCAGCTCGTGGAAACGAAGCGAGCCGTGGAACCTCGATCAAGCACGGACGCCACCGATGCCTCATCCCTTACCCTGCTCGCCTTTCACCGTGAACTGAGCAGCGGCGCCACCACTACCCGATTTGACATCCCATGATTGCCTTTCTCAAACGCTGCTGGCAGCGACGCTGGATTCGCGGCCTGGCCTGGACCGCCATCACCCTGGTGACTTTGCTCACGCTCTTCACCGCGTGGGTGAACTGGAAGGGGGCTCACGTGTGGAGTGAAGCCCAGCAACGCCTCCGTGATGAAAGACTCAGTCTCGACTTCCATCAGACCATGCAGGAATCCGTGCCGGAAGCGGAGAACTTTTGCGCGACGCCCCTTCTGCGTGATCTCATGCTGGTGGTGGATGACGATGCCTCCAAAGGGGAACCTGCTGCGAAACGGAAAGCCGTGGAGGCCCTGGGACTGCCGGACGCCAAGAAATCTCCGTCCGGCCTGGAGCGGCCCTCTCTCCAGCGTAAGCCGGATGAGGATGCTGCAAAATACATGGCCGACTGGGCGAAGTGGCTGCGTGACGTGCAGGTGGCCATGCCGGTGACCGATGCGGAGAACCCTGCCCGCGAGGTGCTGGCTGCGCTCTCATACCAGGATGCCGCCGTGGCTGAGATGGCCCGTATGCTGGATCGCCCGCGTGCCCAGTTCCTGCCTTCCCCCAAGGATCGCGAAATTCCCGAGATGTTCTTCTCCCTACAAGTGCCACACTATGGTGCGCTGCAAAAGGCGTCCGGAGGATTGGCACTGCGTGCCCTCGCGGCTGCTGCTTCGGGGGAGGCGGCGAAGGCCCATGAAACAACCCGGATCATGGCGCGGCTGAGCGAGGCCATAGGTCAGGAGCCTTTTCTCATCGGCCTCCTCGTGGGCCGGGCCAATGCCGTGCAGACAACGCATGTCGTGTGGACTCTGTGCCAGACACATGCAGGATCCGCTGAGGACTTCCGCAAGCTGCAGGGGGACTTGGAGCGGTTGGACTTTTACGATGCTGTGCTCCATGCATGGCAGGGAGAACTGGCGGCAGGCGTGAACGCTGTGCTCTATCTCAAGCGCACCCGTGATTCCAGCCTGCTCTCCATCATCAGAACGGAGCCAGGAGAGAGCAGATCCTCAGGTGGTGACTTCATTGTACGGCTCCTTCCCACGGGATGGTTCGACATGAATGCCGCAAATATGGTCCACATGGAACTGGACTACATCATCCGTCCTCTTCGGGATCAGGGATGGCAGGCGGTGATGAATTTACAAGGGGACATGGAACGCGACCTCAAGAATGCCAAGGCCCACTGGTCCACCAATCTTGACAAAATTTTCCCGATGCTGATCATGCCATCAGCGGTCAATGTCACTGGCCTGGTTGTTTACGGGCAATGCCTCGTGAATCAGGCCATCATCGCCTGTGCTCTGGAGCAGTACTACGTGGAGCATCAGTCCTACCCGGAAACTCTTGCAGCACTCAAACAAACCAATGGCAAGGCCCTGCCCGTGGATCCGGCCAGCGAAGCGCCCATGAAGTATCGCAAAACCGAGGATGGACGCTACAAGCTGTGGAGCGTGGGTATCGATCTGGTGGATGACGGCGGCAAAGAGGGAGATAAGGATGCCAAGGGAGATGCCGCCAAGCCCAACAAAGCGGGGTACAAGGGCGACTGGGTGTGGGAGTATGCGGGCGGATAGGCTTGTCCCCAAGAATGCAGCCGGGGCGTAGAACGAAGTTCTTGCAGCCGAGGGCAGGGATGTTCATCGTGGGTGAGAACAAACCCCTTCTTCCCCTATCGCCTCCTTCCTTCAACGTTGCTGGCGCATGCGCTGGATTCGCTTTTTGGTCTGTTCCGGAGCGGGTCTATTGGTTCTGTACGTCGGCCTGACTATCTGGATCAACCATAGCGGTTCCCATGCCTGGAGGTCTGCTCAGGAGAGGCTCGCCCGTGAAGGGGTGGTGCTTGACCTCGCCGCGGTGAAGGTGGCTCCGATTCCTGCTTCAGATAACTTTTGCGACATCCCCCTCCTTGCAGGCATCAACCAATTTGTCGATGGGGATGAGGCTCAAGGGGAGCCCGCAGCGAAGCGGAAGGCTGTAGAAGCGCTTGGGCCGCCACCGTTGGTGGATGGGTTTTCGCGACCATGGATCACCAACAAGAACAATGAAGCTGCACCTTTGGACCTCAAGGAGTGGTCCCGCTGGTTGCGTGATGGTGGTCACCCGATGCCGGTTAACGATCCAAGTAATCCTGCCCGAGAAGTGCTGGCGGCCCTCTCGTACCAGGACAAGGCTGTGGCGGAGATGGCTGCTGCTGCGGACAGACCGATGGCGCGCTTGCAGCCAGACTGGACGAAAGAGCCGCTCCCAGAGCTGCTCGTAACCCGTAGCACGGCGACTCTGACGACGCTACAGAATCTGTCCATGGGACTGACACTGCGGGCGAAGGCAGCGGCTCAAGCAGGCGACGTTGCGCGTGCACACGAGGCCGCCCTCATCCTTGTAAGAGTCACCGAAGCCACGCTGGAGGAGCCTTTTGCATTGGGCCTGCTGGTGGGCATCACCAGCGCCGCTCAATTGTCGAATGTGGTTCGTGAGCTTGCCTACTTTCACTGTGGCAGTGCCGAGGACTTCTCCAGACTGCGCAGAGCCATGGAACGGGTGAATCTCAGGTTGGCCACTGTACAGGCATTCAAGGAGGAGATTGCTGTGTTTGTGAATGCCAGCTTCTACATGGACAAACATCGAATGGAAGCGACCCCATGGCTGGATGACAGGGAACTGAAGTCTGCCCTGCAATGGACAGGATGGCTTATCCCCAAGGGATGGTTTGAATCCAATGCCGCAGCCATTTCGAACATGACGCTGGACTATGTCGTATTACCCGTGCGTGACCGGAGTTGGGCGGATGTGATGGTCTCGCAGCGCCAGATGGAGGACCATCTCATGCGTGCCAGGAAAAAGTGGTGGAGGAACACCGACCAATGGATGGCTTTGCTCGCGATGCCTACGTATACACGAATCGTAGAACGCACGGTCTACGGACAGTGCTTGTGGGACCAAGCTATCATCGCCTGTGCGTTGGAGCAGTACCACAAAGAACATGCTGGTTATCCCGAGCGACTCAGTGATTTGGCGCCGCTCGTGACGAGGGCACTGCCTCTGGATACATTTTCTGCCCGTCCCATGGGGTATCGCACGACTCCTGAAGGACGCTATGTCTTGTGGGGTGTGGGGTTCGACGGTGTCGATGACAATGGCTATCGGCCCAAGGAAAAGGGCGGCAGGAACAGACCCTCCAATCGCGACTATAAAGGCGATTGGGTCTTGGAGTTTGCTGAGCCAGGAGAGGAGGATCCCCAGGACGAGAAGCCAAAACCGCTGAAGCGTTGGCGCGGAAAGAGGCCACCACTCAGTGGCGCGGAACAGTCCACGCCGTCAGGAAGCTAGGTTCCGGAAATGCGCAAAAGGTGCTCGGCGTTAGCGGCAGAACACCGCTCGCTCTTCACGACCCCTGGAAATCTGTCGCGTAGATCTCGTCGCCGTTTTCCGGGACGCCGCCGTCGCGGATGCCCTGCAGGCGCTTGCGACTGCCGCGGGCGGAGCCGGGGCGGTTCGCGAGACGGGAGACGAAGTCTGTGAGGGTGGGGGCGACCACCACGGCTCCCACGGCAAGGAGGGAGAGGGCGGTGATGTTGGAGGAGGTGCGGGACATGCCGCGACCAAACAAGATGCCCAGCGCACAACCGGCGGCCGCCGAGGCGGTGGTCAGCGCGTAGGTGTTCAGGTCGTCCTCACTCCAGTTTGGGGTCCGTGCACTCATGATGATTGTATTACAAACATACGGCGGGAGTGGCGGAAGCGAAAGGCTTTTGTTGAGAGCATGTTCCTTGCACCTGCGTACAGGTCGGGCAAAGACGGTTGCGTCGCCGGGATCGCGGCGGTTAGATTGTCTTTCCTCACATCTTCATGTCCACCTACGCCCTCATTCTCGCCGGCGGGAGCGGCCAGCGCTTCTGGCCGGTCAGCCGCGACCGTTTGCCCAAGCAGCTCCTGCGACTCTTTGATGACAAGTCGATGCTGGAGCACACCATCCACCGGCTGGACGGGCTGGTGCCGCGCGAGAACATCCTCATCCTCACCAACCAACAGCAGCTCGAGGGCGTGCGTGAGGCGTTGCCGGATTTCCCGGCGGAGAACATCATCGCCGAGCCGGTGAAACGTGACACCGCTCCAGCCATCGCCCTCGCGGTGGGGTGGGTGGCCGCGCGGGATCCGCAGGCCACCATGATGGTGTTGCCCAGTGACCACCTCATCAAGGACGTCGCCGCGTTTCAGCGTACCCTGCGCACCGCTTGTGCCGCTGCTGAGGGTAGCAGTGCTTTGGTGACCATCGGGATCAAGCCAAACTGGGCCTGCCCAAGCTATGGCTATGTGGAGCGCGGTGAGCCCTATGTGTCCGCTGAAAATGCGGGCATCCCTGTGTATGAGGTCGTGCGCTTCCGCGAGAAACCGAGTGCGGAACTGGCAGAGCAATTTCTCGCGCAGGGGAACTTCACCTGGAATGCCGGCATGTTCTTCTGGAAGATCGATACGGTGAGGAAGAATCTCGATGCCCATTGTCCCGAGTTGGGCGCCTTTGTGACCGCGCTGGAGCAGTGCACGGACTTCGCCGCCACCGTGGAGCAGCAGTTCCCGACTCTGCCCAAGGTGTCCATCGACTACGCCCTCATGGAGAAAGCGCCCCGCGTGCTGAATGTGGAGGCCGCCTTTGACTGGGACGACGTGGGAAACTGGACCAGCGTGGGCCACTACCTGAGTGCAGACGTGGCTGGCAATCAGCACAACTGCACCGTGAGCGGCATGGACTCCAGCGGGAACCTCGTCTACTCGCAGACCGGCCAGCACATCGCCCTGCTGGGCGTGCACGATCTCATGGTCATCTCCACGGGGGATGCACTGCTGGTGGCGCATCGTTCCCAGGCAGAGTCGCTGAAGAAGCTGGTGGATGGATTGCCCACGGAGTTGCGGTAGAGTAACAGATCAACACTCCAGACATATCGTATGTACGCCGAAGGCGTTCCACAATCCCAGCCCAAGGTCAGCCTGCGAAGCAGGCGCCACCTTGGGTTTGAGTCATCGTTCCTTGAACCCCGAAGGGGTTCCACAGAGATGCTGCCGACCATGTTTGCATTCTCCATGACGCATTGCTTTTGTGGAACGCTTTCAGCGTTCAGCATCTTGGTCGCACCTCCCAAGGTGGCGCCTGCTTCGCAGGCTGACCTTGGGCTGGACGATGTGCAACGCCTTCGGCGTAGGAGTGACGCAGTCAATTCTTAAACAGCCTCAGTCAGCCAGTATTCCGCGAGTCCCCAGCCTCATGAGCCGCGTCCTAGGCATCGATCATGGCACCGTCCGCATCGGACTGGCGCTCAGTGATGAATTGCAGATATTCGCCAATCCCCTGAAGACGCTGGATGCCCATCCGGACGTGGAGGAAGAAATCGCAACCATCGTGCAGCAGAAGCGCGTGGAGGAGGTGGTCATCGGCCTGCCCCTGCGCATGAGCGGCGAGCGTGGCAGCGCTGCCGAGAGGGTGGATCGCTTTGCGGATCGGCTGCGAAAGGCGCTGCCGGATGAAGTGCAGATCCACTTTGTGGACGAGCGTCTCAGCAGCGCCGCCGCCGAGCGCAGTCTCGGTTTCACCGGAAAGAAACTCGACCAGGAGCAGAAGAAGCTCGTGGATCAGGTGGCTGCGGTGGCGATCCTGCAGGACTATCTGAATACCAAAGCGGGCCCGGAGGGCTGGATGTTGCCGGATGAGGAGCACCCATAGCAGGGGCAGGCATCAGAGCCCCTCTATCGACGAGTGGATGATCTCATCCACCGTTGCCTTGGGACGTAGCATGAGGGTGTTCTCCACAGTCTTCTTATCAATGGTGATGCGATAGTGAATCACGAGGTTCTTGCCCTTCTTGTGCAGTTCCACGAGATCAAAGCGATCTAGAAAAGAGGCGATTTCCACGGCTTCATCATCGGTGACGTCTCCTTGCGCGAGTTCCAGCACGGACTGGGTTTGGACCTCGAGATGTTCCCTGGTGGCGGGCCATTGGCCATGGGCGATGTAGTACTCCCCGGCAAGCATGCAGATGCCCATGGTCGCCATCATTTCTGGATCAGAAAAGCCACACGCGTGCTGTGTCTTTGGTGTGCCGGGATGAACACACGAAACCATCGTGCACGCCAGCAAGGCGGCGACTGAGGCAAGCAGGAGGAAAGGTTTCATGAGAAGGTGAGGTGCTTGAAGGAACGTGTGAGTCGCTGGTCTCGCAGTAGGAGACTCCCCTTCTTATGCCGTCAATGCAACAGGGCGGTAACTACATAGATCTTCAACACAGCGTAGCTTTCCCTGCCACAAAGATGGAACGTCAATTCGATTTGCCGACCGCCTTGGCTTCTTGCCAGCGGACGCCATGTTCGTCGAGCAGGACTTTCCGGTTTGGTCCCGACTGAGGCGACCAACCGTGGTGAAGGGCCCATCGAATCATATCGACAGCAAACTGCACCTTTCCGCAGTTGACGTTCCAGTGTGCCTCGATCGTCAGGAAGTAACGGCAGCCTTCGGCTCCCACGGTACCGGGGATTACTCCCCACAACCGGTCACGTGGTTGTAGCAGGAATGTCCTGCCATCTACCACAAGCTTCCTGGTAGTGCGTGATGGCCATGCCATAAGGATGAGCGCTGAGTGATTGGGTGGAGGTTACTCCTCATCAGGAGAAACACAAGCTGCTGGGTTTGAGCTCTTCTGGAATGCTTCGTTGCGATTCTGCCGTAGAGATGCGAACGCGATGGTATTGCCGCCACGCAGACTTTCGGAACACACGCCAGCAAGCACCAAAAATAAGCCTATGCGCCTAAAACTCACCATCGCCTATGACGGCCTCCCCTGGAAGGGCTGGCAGTCACAGGTGGGCGGGACGGCGGTGCAGGATCAGATTGAGGCGGCGTTGAAGGAACTCGCAGGCCATCGGGTGGTCGTGCACGGCTCGGGGCGCACGGATGCGGGAGTGCACGCACGCGCGCAGGTGGCACACATTGAGCCGCCGGAGTCCATGCAACTTGCGCCGGGGGCCTGGGTGCGGGCATTGAACGTGCGCCTGCCCTACAGCATCCGCATCGTGAAGTGCGAGGAAGCAGCGGAGGATTTTCATGCACGCTTCAGCGCCACGGGAAAGGTCTATGAGTACCGCATCTGGCGTGCAGATGTGCATTCACCCTTCGAGACGGGACGCGCCTGGCATCTGTATGGGCCACTGGATATGGTAGCCTTGCGTGCAGGTGCAGAGGCGCTGCGCGGCACGCACAACTTCGCCCGGCTCTCCGCGAATCGTGGTGACATGAGTGATGACGAGCGTCGGGAAAATGCGGAGGGCCTCACGCGCACCATCTCGCGGTTGGAAGTGCACGAGGAGGGCGACGTGCTGCGCCTCGAGTTCGAAGGCGATGGCTTCCTCTACAAGATGGTCCGCCTCATGGTGGGCAGTCTCATCCATGTGGCACGTGGCCGGGAGAGCCTGGAGTGGCTGCGTGGGCTGGTGGAGAATCCTTCAGGAGCGAAGAGCAGCCATTGCGCGCCGGCGGATGGTCTTTACCTGGTTCGCGTGCTGTATTGATTTACGAGAGCAACCACTTCCGTCCGCTCGCCCACACATCCCCCGACGATATGGACGAACGGACGGATCACCCAAATTGGTGCCTTACTTCTTCGCGGCAATCTCCGCGCGGGCCTTGTCCATGACTTCCTTGAGCGTGACCTCGGCGCCATTGCGACGTTTGCTTTCATCGGCGGCTTCCATGAAGGCGTAGATCTCAAGCGTCTCTTCGGCGCTCACGGGCGCCTTGCCGCTGCGGAACATCTCAATCGCGGCGACAAGCAGAGGATCATAGCCGTCGTACTTGCCCACTTCGGCCTCGCCCTTCTCGCCCACAGCCTTGCCGCCGTAGGCATTCTTCTTGTCCTTGCTCTCGCGGAAGATGCCCGTGCGTCCACCTTCCCAGGTGCCGATGACTTCGATCTTGCCGTCCGCGGTGGTGCCTCGCTTCACGCTCTGGCAGCCGGTGCCCATCACGGTGAAGAGGGATTCCACGCCGTGGATGCCGTACCAGAAGAGATCCGGATGCGTGGGCTCGAGGCTCACCGGGCTGAAGGTTTCGGCGGTCTTCACCTTGCCAATGCTGCCGTTGCGCACTTCCTGGGTGCCCTTGCCGTAGCGCAGGGAGGAGGCGGAGAAAATGGGAACGCCTGCTGCCTTGGCTTCATCGAAGATCCGGATGGCATCGGCGAGGGAGGCGGCGATGGGCTTGTCGATGAAGACGGGCTTCTTCGCCTTCAGCACGGGGCGGACCTGTTCCAGATGGGGACGGCCGTCGTTCGTTTCCAGCAGCACCGCATCCACCTTGCTCACGAGGTCGTCGATGGTGTCTACAATCTCCACGCCCATTTCCTGCACCTTCGCGGTGTATTCCGGCACCCGCTTCGTGCTGGATTCGATGTCTGGGCTGCCCTTGGGGTAGGCGGCGATGAGCTTGGCGCCAGCGAGCTTGGCCGCATCTTCCGGCTTCTTGCTGCCCTTGTTGAGCGCCGTGGTGAACGCGATGGCGTGGGACGTATCGAGACCGATGATGCCGACCTTCAGGGGCTTGGGGTCTTCTGCCTGGAGAGGCAGCGTGGCGGCAAGAATGAGCAGGGGTAGATGACGAAACTTCAATTTCATGAGGGTGCGGATAACGCACCGGGTGCCGGAGGTTGATCACAACGCGCAACACATGAGCAGAACAGGTCACTTTTGGATCATTTGAACCAGGCTTCGACCTTCGGGCATCTTCAGATAGGTCTCGACGACACTCCCTTTTTGAGATGCACTGGAGTCCAGCCATGAGGATGTGTTGGAACTGGATGCCCTGCGCCGTTGCCATGACGGTGGTCGGTTGCACGACCCCGAAGTTCACTGACTACGAAAGGTTGCAGCTTCCCTCAAAGGCGGGTTCTGAAAAGCAGAGCGTGGTATTCTCAAACTTCTCTGCCAATCCGTTGGTCCAAAACGGGCAGGCGTACGAGCAAGTGAGGTTGAAGCTGCCGGAAGGGGTGAAGACCATGACTGTCCCCACGGGAACGGTGGTGGCGCCGTCAGAACGCGACGAGGTGGTCATTTACCTCAAGAAGAGCCTGGGCTGGATGGGCCATCCCGATGGGCCGGTTTCCATCCTGACCGAGAAGAAGGGCATGGGCGCAGGCGTTCTCGTTCACAGGACGACACTTCGGTTCACGTTGTTCGGAGGTTCGTCGTCGTTCGAGGGAGGCAGCAGTGTTTCCGCCGTGGTACTTGTGCCGCCATCCGTGCGGGTAAAGACGTATGAGAAACGTCCCTTCGACGACGAAGCAGAGTACCAGGCGCAAGGCTGGTACACGCTGTCCACGGTGCCTGATGCAGACAAGACGTTTCTCAAGTACACACGGAAGCCTTGAGGGAGAGGGAAGTTCCGGTGTTTGAAAGATGGCGGACGTTTCTTTCCGCCTGCCGGTCTCAGCGCTTTCGAGCTTCCATGATCTCGCGTGCCTGGGCCTGCACTTCGGCATCCATTTCAGCTTCTCGGCTCGTGAGCTCGTTGAATCTTTCCTGCCCCAGCAAGATGACGAGTTCCATCTCGGCGAGTTCTCTCTCCAGCTTTTGTTCTTTGAGGAAGGTTGAGGTGTATGACGGACCTTCCTTCATGTGATGCAGTTTTTTTTCCAGGAGCCTTGCCTCTCGGTCCCTGATGATGGTCAGCGTCTTGGTGACGGTTGTTTCATCCAGATTCCAGGAGGAGAACAATTGGCGATAGCCTGCGTCGCGCATCTGCATGTGCGAGTCCATCAGCTGCACTTGCCGTTCGCGTGTCATCCGTGAGGCAACTTCTGCCATTCCCGCGCGTGCCTTGCGCAGGAGTTCGTCGGATTGTTCCCGACTCTGAGGCCTGTCGACGGCGGGCGCGTCGCTGCTCACTCCAGCAGAGGTGTGGAGGCCGGACTTCTCCGGCATGCTACTGCCACTGGGAGCATTCGCGGGCGCAGAGGTGTGCTTGAGCCCTGACTGTCCAGGCTCCTGCGGAGTTCTGAGGAGAAATGCCGCCAGTCCGAGCAACGAGAGCAGGGCTGCAGTCCAAGCGATTGGTTTCATGGGCGAGGCCTTGAATTGTTTTGGAGTGACAAGGAAAAATCAATTCGGAATTTCTGGGGTTTCTGCGTTTGAATCTCGGGTTGAAGGTGTCGTTCCGGGTGGAATGTGCCGACAAGCGGCGAGGTTTTTCCTTGTGATAGTGAAAGATTGCCGCTCTCCGGATGGTAGCTGGAACTGAACCACATCAATAATCCATGAATACATCCGTGATTCTTGAGAGACAGGGTGCTTCGAGCGTGTCCCTTCACCCCGCTAAATGGACGATGAAGGCATGCAGCAAATGCGGAGGCAGCGGAAAGGTCGACTGCCTTCATTGCTACGGCTCAGGCAACGGCTATGACAAGAACGGCAAGTGCAACTACTGCCACGGCAGTGGCAGACAAACCTGCTATGAGTGCGACGGTTCGGGCCGAGAGTAGGAAGTGGGTGAGAGGCCGGGTGGCGACATGGTGCGATTAACATGAGTAGAATCGGTCACTTTTGAACCACTTGGTTCTAAAGCGCGCTCTCGCGGATTGGTGATTCATTGTATAAGTCCTTCAAAAAGAGCCGGAAAAGGGCGTGATCGCCATCTCTTTTGCAGCGCGAATTGGGCGATGTAATATCCGAATGAAGCTCCGTCCTTCCTGTGGTCCTGATAGAGAAAGTTCACTCAGGCGTAGTTTTTGCAGCACTTCGTTTGTTGTGATGCACTTCCGCCCAGCCAGATACGCCGCTTCTGCTTCCCTTGTTTTGATCACGATGGGTGGCGCATCGGCCTTCGGCGCCGCGAAGGCACCCACCGGTCCGGTCACTTTTGAAAAGGATGTACGCCCCATCCTGAAAGCCCACTGCTTCCACTGCCACGGTGAAGAAGGAGAGATGAAAGGTGGCCTGGATGTGCGACTGGCGCGGTTCCTGGCGAAGGGTGGCAAGTCCGGTCCGGCAATTGTCGCGGGGCAGCCCGCTACGAGCCATATCCTGGAAGTCCTGAAGAACGGCGACATGCCCAAGGGCAAACCACCGCTCAAGGCATCTGAGATTGCCGCGATTGAAAAGTGGATTGCCGCTGGTGCACCGACGGCGCGTCCGGAGCCGGAGAAGCTCGGACCGGAACATGCCTTCACCGATGAAGAGCGTGCTTGGTGGGCGTTCCAGCCGATTCAGCGACCCAAGGTTCCGGCAGTCAAGGGTCAAGGATCCACGCTCCATGGGGACAATGCGATCGATGCGTTCCTGAAAGTGAAGCTGGACAAGGCTGGGCTCGCGTTTTCTTCGGAGGCAGATAGGGCCACTTTGATTCGTCGCGCCACATACGATCTTACGGGCCTGCCGCCATCGCCGGAGGAAGTGGATGCGTTTGTAAATGACTCTTCGCCGCAAGCTTGGGAGAAGGTGATCGAGCGCCTTCTGTCCTCCCCGCATTATGGTGAGCGCTGGGGCCGTCATTGGCTGGACGTTGCGGGCTACGCGGACTCGGATGGATACACCGAGAAGGATACGGAGCGTCCGTGGGCATGGAAGTACCGCGACTACGTCATCGCCGCGTTCAATGAGGACAAGCCCTTCGACCAGTTCATTCAGGAGCAGCTCGCTGGTGATGAGATGGTGAAGCAACCGTACCGGAATCTGGATGCCGGTGCGATCGAGAAGCTGGCTGCGACTGGATTCCTACGCATGGCGCCAGATGGCACGGGCACGATGAACGATCGCACCTCGCAGAATGCGACCATTGCGGACACGATCAAGATTGTCGGCACTTCGCTGTACGGCATGACTATTGCCTGCGCCCAGTGCCACGACCATCGCTATGACCCCATCTCGCAGGCGGATTACTACCGCCTTCGCGCCGTGTTTGAGCCGGGATTTGATACGAACACCTGGAGGAATCCCGCGGGCAGACTGGTATCCCTGCTCACGGATGCCGAGCGCGCGGATTCGGCGAAGATTGAAGCCGAGGCCAAGAAGCTCGATGAGGCACGGTTGAAGAAGCAGGAGGAATTCATCACCGAGGTGCTGGAGAAGGAACTG of Roseimicrobium gellanilyticum contains these proteins:
- a CDS encoding Gfo/Idh/MocA family protein yields the protein MKLKFRHLPLLILAATLPLQAEDPKPLKVGIIGLDTSHAIAFTTALNKGSKKPEDAAKLAGAKLIAAYPKGSPDIESSTKRVPEYTAKVQEMGVEIVDTIDDLVSKVDAVLLETNDGRPHLEQVRPVLKAKKPVFIDKPIAASLADAIRIFDEAKAAGVPIFSASSLRYGKGTQEVRNGSIGKVKTAETFSPVSLEPTHPDLFWYGIHGVESLFTVMGTGCQSVKRGTTADGKIEVIGTWEGGRTGIFRESKDKKNAYGGKAVGEKGEAEVGKYDGYDPLLVAAIEMFRSGKAPVSAEETLEIYAFMEAADESKRRNGAEVTLKEVMDKARAEIAAKK
- the ruvX gene encoding Holliday junction resolvase RuvX: MSRVLGIDHGTVRIGLALSDELQIFANPLKTLDAHPDVEEEIATIVQQKRVEEVVIGLPLRMSGERGSAAERVDRFADRLRKALPDEVQIHFVDERLSSAAAERSLGFTGKKLDQEQKKLVDQVAAVAILQDYLNTKAGPEGWMLPDEEHP
- the truA gene encoding tRNA pseudouridine(38-40) synthase TruA; this translates as MRLKLTIAYDGLPWKGWQSQVGGTAVQDQIEAALKELAGHRVVVHGSGRTDAGVHARAQVAHIEPPESMQLAPGAWVRALNVRLPYSIRIVKCEEAAEDFHARFSATGKVYEYRIWRADVHSPFETGRAWHLYGPLDMVALRAGAEALRGTHNFARLSANRGDMSDDERRENAEGLTRTISRLEVHEEGDVLRLEFEGDGFLYKMVRLMVGSLIHVARGRESLEWLRGLVENPSGAKSSHCAPADGLYLVRVLY
- a CDS encoding mannose-1-phosphate guanylyltransferase, encoding MSTYALILAGGSGQRFWPVSRDRLPKQLLRLFDDKSMLEHTIHRLDGLVPRENILILTNQQQLEGVREALPDFPAENIIAEPVKRDTAPAIALAVGWVAARDPQATMMVLPSDHLIKDVAAFQRTLRTACAAAEGSSALVTIGIKPNWACPSYGYVERGEPYVSAENAGIPVYEVVRFREKPSAELAEQFLAQGNFTWNAGMFFWKIDTVRKNLDAHCPELGAFVTALEQCTDFAATVEQQFPTLPKVSIDYALMEKAPRVLNVEAAFDWDDVGNWTSVGHYLSADVAGNQHNCTVSGMDSSGNLVYSQTGQHIALLGVHDLMVISTGDALLVAHRSQAESLKKLVDGLPTELR